A window from Canis lupus baileyi chromosome 4, mCanLup2.hap1, whole genome shotgun sequence encodes these proteins:
- the INSYN2B gene encoding protein INSYN2B isoform X2 — protein sequence MAQQNMKVRPVLLKRNSLESVEFVKQPHHRRSKSQQVRFKEDGTSKTPPGLAEVDVQASEDPAVMGKTQASRHHHLPTYSLSFPRSQKAGGFRNIAIQTSPSLRKHFPVFKRKRLTASKSLVEMPTVSQSAIQVNGNLSEQDIVSSDLAYLRLAQHLEDGPQRVKVAHPFPPRMSKVQSNGPISICLEAGTWRASEKATAAIQVPDDIYHSPTWAARKSTFTLDRSGDISNSVHPLVDVCPSDERTGPLSDSERSLSCINATSDDNHMPGTGKLKPELLLPKDNSDDKDLGPLSSRSKETCIPSPPRTHSSLSPDSHSQPAHSGGASDCSSSSNNHQDLLSLKTNSMSISAPMCQEQMAKNPTQSDTMEFQNYSGSSHLPSPLPRRETKLQSHRDTGGINPIHLAQGELCDLQGRLQSVEESLHSNQEKIKVLLNVIQDLEKARALTEGRNFYRTGQDLNNCSTCQNTACIIYRWIL from the exons ATGGCCCAGCAAAATATGAAAGTGCGGCCTGTGCTTCTAAAGCGTAACAGCCTAGAGTCAGTGGAGTTTGTGAAGCAACCTCACCATCGCAGGAGCAAATCACAGCAGGTACGGTTCAAGGAAGATGGAACCAGTAAGACTCCACCTGGCCTAGCTGAGGTTGACGTCCAAGCTTCTGAGGACCCAGCTGTGATGGGCAAGACTCAGGCCTCCAGACACCATCACCTCCCCACCTACTCACTCTCCTTCCCCAGGTCCCAGAAGGCAGGGGGCTTTCGGAACATTGCGATCCAAACCTCCCCCAGTCTCAGGAAGCATTTCCCAGTTTTCAAAAGGAAGAGACTCACAGCCAGCAAGTCCCTGGTAGAAATGCCAACAGTATCCCAAAGTGCCATCCAGGTCAACGGCAACCTCTCCGAACAGGACATTGTATCCTCAGACCTTGCCTACTTAAGGTTGGCTCAGCATCTCGAGGATGGGCCGCAAAGGGTCAAAGTGGCCCACCCATTTCCTCCTAGAATGTCCAAGGTGCAAAGCAATGGGCCTATTAGCATATGCTTGGAAGCAGGGACTTGGAGGGCCTCAGAGAAAGCAACTGCTGCCATTCAGGTCCCAGATGATATTTACCACAGTCCTACCTGGGCAGCTAGAAAGTCTACTTTCACTCTAGACAGGTCAGGTGACATAAGCAACTCTGTACATCCTTTGGTTGATGTGTGCCCAAGTGATGAGAGAACAGGGCCACTATCAGATTCAGAAAGATCCCTTTCCTGCATAAATGCCACCAGCGATGACAACCACATGCCAGGCACAGGGAAACTTAAACCCGAATTGCTTTTGCCCAAAGACAACTCTGATGACAAAGACCTTGGCCCACTGTCATCTCGGTCAAAGGAAACATGTATTCCATCACCTCCACGGACTCACAGCTCCCTCTCACCAGACTCCCACAGCCAGCCAGCCCATTCTGGAGGGGCTTCAGACTGTTCGTCATCGAGTAACAATCATCAAGATCTGCTGTCACTCAAAACTAACAGCATGTCAATTTCTGCCCCCATGTGTCAGGAGCAGATGGCAAAGAATCCCACCCAGTCAGACACCATGGAGTTTCAAAATTATTCTGGAAGCAGTCACCTCCCATCTCCTCTTCCAAGGAGGGAGACCAAACTTCAGAGCCACAGAGACACTGGTGGGATTAATCCAATTCACCTGGCACAGGGAGAACTCTGTGATCTCCAAGGCAGGCTGCAATCCGTGGAGGAATCTCTGCACTCGAACCAAGAGAAAATTAAAGTCCTTTTGAATGTAATTCAAGACTTGGAGAAAGCTCGAGCTCTCACAGAAGG GCGCAACTTTTATCGAACTGGCCAAGATCTCAACAATTGCAGTACCTGCCAGAACACGGCGTGCATCATATACAG
- the INSYN2B gene encoding protein INSYN2B isoform X1: protein MAQQNMKVRPVLLKRNSLESVEFVKQPHHRRSKSQQVRFKEDGTSKTPPGLAEVDVQASEDPAVMGKTQASRHHHLPTYSLSFPRSQKAGGFRNIAIQTSPSLRKHFPVFKRKRLTASKSLVEMPTVSQSAIQVNGNLSEQDIVSSDLAYLRLAQHLEDGPQRVKVAHPFPPRMSKVQSNGPISICLEAGTWRASEKATAAIQVPDDIYHSPTWAARKSTFTLDRSGDISNSVHPLVDVCPSDERTGPLSDSERSLSCINATSDDNHMPGTGKLKPELLLPKDNSDDKDLGPLSSRSKETCIPSPPRTHSSLSPDSHSQPAHSGGASDCSSSSNNHQDLLSLKTNSMSISAPMCQEQMAKNPTQSDTMEFQNYSGSSHLPSPLPRRETKLQSHRDTGGINPIHLAQGELCDLQGRLQSVEESLHSNQEKIKVLLNVIQDLEKARALTEGRNFYRTGQDLNNCSTCQNTACIIYSVEYDFRQQEGRFHEVLQSLEEAEPVEEASPPPKSPAEPPVPEKQDLRRKTKKVKKKCFWWI from the exons ATGGCCCAGCAAAATATGAAAGTGCGGCCTGTGCTTCTAAAGCGTAACAGCCTAGAGTCAGTGGAGTTTGTGAAGCAACCTCACCATCGCAGGAGCAAATCACAGCAGGTACGGTTCAAGGAAGATGGAACCAGTAAGACTCCACCTGGCCTAGCTGAGGTTGACGTCCAAGCTTCTGAGGACCCAGCTGTGATGGGCAAGACTCAGGCCTCCAGACACCATCACCTCCCCACCTACTCACTCTCCTTCCCCAGGTCCCAGAAGGCAGGGGGCTTTCGGAACATTGCGATCCAAACCTCCCCCAGTCTCAGGAAGCATTTCCCAGTTTTCAAAAGGAAGAGACTCACAGCCAGCAAGTCCCTGGTAGAAATGCCAACAGTATCCCAAAGTGCCATCCAGGTCAACGGCAACCTCTCCGAACAGGACATTGTATCCTCAGACCTTGCCTACTTAAGGTTGGCTCAGCATCTCGAGGATGGGCCGCAAAGGGTCAAAGTGGCCCACCCATTTCCTCCTAGAATGTCCAAGGTGCAAAGCAATGGGCCTATTAGCATATGCTTGGAAGCAGGGACTTGGAGGGCCTCAGAGAAAGCAACTGCTGCCATTCAGGTCCCAGATGATATTTACCACAGTCCTACCTGGGCAGCTAGAAAGTCTACTTTCACTCTAGACAGGTCAGGTGACATAAGCAACTCTGTACATCCTTTGGTTGATGTGTGCCCAAGTGATGAGAGAACAGGGCCACTATCAGATTCAGAAAGATCCCTTTCCTGCATAAATGCCACCAGCGATGACAACCACATGCCAGGCACAGGGAAACTTAAACCCGAATTGCTTTTGCCCAAAGACAACTCTGATGACAAAGACCTTGGCCCACTGTCATCTCGGTCAAAGGAAACATGTATTCCATCACCTCCACGGACTCACAGCTCCCTCTCACCAGACTCCCACAGCCAGCCAGCCCATTCTGGAGGGGCTTCAGACTGTTCGTCATCGAGTAACAATCATCAAGATCTGCTGTCACTCAAAACTAACAGCATGTCAATTTCTGCCCCCATGTGTCAGGAGCAGATGGCAAAGAATCCCACCCAGTCAGACACCATGGAGTTTCAAAATTATTCTGGAAGCAGTCACCTCCCATCTCCTCTTCCAAGGAGGGAGACCAAACTTCAGAGCCACAGAGACACTGGTGGGATTAATCCAATTCACCTGGCACAGGGAGAACTCTGTGATCTCCAAGGCAGGCTGCAATCCGTGGAGGAATCTCTGCACTCGAACCAAGAGAAAATTAAAGTCCTTTTGAATGTAATTCAAGACTTGGAGAAAGCTCGAGCTCTCACAGAAGG GCGCAACTTTTATCGAACTGGCCAAGATCTCAACAATTGCAGTACCTGCCAGAACACGGCGTGCATCATATACAG TGTAGAATATGATTTTCGGCAGCAGGAAGGCAGGTTCCATGAAGTTCTACAGAGTCTGGAGGAAGCGGAACCAGTGGAGGAGGCATCTCCCCCACCAAAGTCCCCAGCAGAACCCCCAGTCCCTGAGAAACAGGACTTaaggaggaaaaccaagaaagtgaagaagaaatgCTTCTGGTGGATCTGA